The following are encoded in a window of Bacteroidia bacterium genomic DNA:
- a CDS encoding histidine kinase yields MIKQFANKHLLKLGVLLTLMFSFAVFDIRVSQGQDSDMVNLIGSHIIITLSYFGFWVVNSIIIHSEKIKLNVWFKALIALFINSVIAIVFYYLSPFEEYAMNPLSNFPLYIAWWRLMVKAFIFGGIFYLIQTLIRYNDRAQWLELEIAKKKKEKLQIEIERYWQMLNPHFLFNALSMIRADARDESVKADIANLAKVYLHLLDNRSETKLIAIEKVLVFLQNYLALFSKSHPKFSYKIDAIHTPHTASIPIFTLFMCIGCILKQYMQSVEEPFFIHIYLQNVDTIVIDTIHPKTQLVLENKPQIIKVQNEYLQYTAQPVSVVYNEGHTVVKLPLLSAS; encoded by the coding sequence GTATTTGACATTAGGGTGTCGCAAGGGCAGGATAGTGATATGGTGAATTTAATCGGCTCACATATTATTATCACCCTTTCTTATTTTGGTTTTTGGGTAGTCAATTCTATCATCATCCACAGCGAGAAAATAAAACTAAATGTTTGGTTCAAAGCACTGATAGCATTATTTATAAACTCTGTGATAGCAATCGTGTTTTATTATTTAAGCCCTTTTGAAGAGTATGCGATGAATCCTTTGTCAAACTTTCCTCTTTATATTGCTTGGTGGCGACTCATGGTGAAAGCGTTCATTTTTGGTGGTATTTTTTATTTGATTCAAACATTAATACGTTATAATGATCGCGCACAGTGGCTGGAACTCGAGATTGCAAAGAAAAAGAAAGAAAAACTCCAAATAGAAATTGAACGCTATTGGCAGATGCTAAATCCACATTTTTTATTTAATGCTCTTAGCATGATTCGCGCAGATGCTAGAGATGAGAGTGTAAAGGCAGATATTGCAAACCTTGCCAAAGTATATCTCCATTTGCTTGATAATAGAAGCGAAACTAAATTAATTGCAATAGAGAAGGTGCTTGTTTTTTTGCAGAATTATCTTGCTCTTTTTTCAAAATCCCACCCAAAGTTCTCCTATAAGATTGATGCGATTCATACTCCTCATACTGCTTCTATTCCCATTTTCACACTCTTTATGTGTATTGGCTGTATTTTAAAGCAATATATGCAGTCAGTTGAAGAACCGTTTTTTATCCATATTTATTTGCAAAATGTTGATACAATTGTAATTGATACTATCCATCCAAAAACTCAATTAGTACTTGAAAACAAGCCTCAAATAATCAAAGTGCAGAATGAATATTTGCAATATACCGCTCAACCCGTCTCTGTGGTTTATAACGAAGGACATACGGTGGTAAAATTACCTCTGCTCAGTGCCTCATAG
- a CDS encoding Ig-like domain-containing protein, protein MKKINILTLFGIIILSVLGTGKLNAQICATPPVGCASTDLSNYGINSNTDAATIEYDNAVAGFHTTMIRNGDGSVSIWGQNAQNNGSSHALTARQINKTNYPALTGTVLKFGIGSYASGTDATQMILLTTDGLFAWGEQGVVLNSSITTSRTFAKLDSAKFSANGANKFALPIGVTPGDVKMLFVTSGTIAITTCSGSVWVLSQRGQLRGNNNTGNGTTWYKVKKDASNDLTNIVACRGSYNVLYALDDTSGIWTWGINSYLGNGTGRSNRSYATAMSRPMAGYPIKMIGSTTDNKNNRTSYYVLGKDSTLFALGYNNSRQLGDWSETERTSWVRCQYSNTAADSMTNIVWISPNEHDRGDANSNSTAAINVLNSNKEVWAFGSSDSWMIGLGNGASNNPGRPAGINGSTDSMLTVETGGHISLVIKQCEVNFGYVGHKTHGSMADSVDASSYLSTYTFSTTAVNICGAPGEPQIEVYPIVGALVATAASFCYGSDYIMRLSDTSGVTVSFSVKSGPTKGFVSISGDTLRFTEPASVEITASIYNVCHPVTPIDTTFTVTMEQCKFTSPDVNMGNVYASITGNVSTNDVVAHGKIHYENYYSNTLKPVGSNPSLTVYADGSYTFITDLPGTYMYDVSVCDSGQFASCLTETLTIYVKDPSTLNNPPMPSTDIAVTAFNTAVTLKTVSNDKAGSPNKSIDPTSVTIVSGTAPNPTTEGTLSVNPSTGDITFFPATGFVGDVYYQYEVCDNGSPAQFAKAIQKISVFGSGRDNTTLGVDDFNKGQMNENQTGNLLNNDIDPESDNQSVTAAVTTKPGVGKLTVSSNGNYTFEPAFGFYGSTNFVYEVCDDNATPVCANATLYLLVEKEETEQDFHATTVNVEVSGDVSTNDNLPLGYSYTNISSVLGNPSADKPVLSSDGSYTFKPSKAGIYQFEVEACTPSPSIICVTELLTITVVDVTKINNLPATTPDFALMYGHPTTPATITIDVVSNDNPANVGGGLNTLGNPTINAGSVKNGATINVSSGRVNYTPAAGFYGNDTFTYNVCEQPAGVNCRDEVVIVTVLEPGTPPHIIASDNYAITNSTTPVSRTAANGILPNDYSSTGGTKTASLIGSASIVGVGSLSLSSDGSYTFTPNASFIGTVAYPYQVCDGALCTNATLYIQVYSPALLPITLIDLSARLTPARTSIVEWITAQEENNQFFTVHKSTDGSRWEVLSIVPSQGNSVQIQSYSTIDANPKVGVNYYRLTQTDIDGTETNLGTRMVMVSESNDKLIEPVVYPNPSKGKLFIDVKGSSFTFTIFNMQGKQIMSSNATNSTVIENLSTGLYFIRLEYGNQVETMKVVVE, encoded by the coding sequence ATGAAAAAAATAAACATTTTAACTCTCTTTGGCATTATCATTTTATCAGTGCTTGGAACCGGTAAACTGAATGCGCAAATCTGTGCAACTCCTCCCGTTGGTTGCGCATCAACCGATTTATCTAATTATGGTATTAACTCCAATACCGATGCAGCTACCATTGAATATGACAATGCCGTGGCGGGTTTTCATACTACCATGATTAGAAATGGCGATGGCTCGGTATCCATTTGGGGACAAAATGCACAAAATAATGGAAGTTCTCATGCGCTCACAGCCAGACAAATCAACAAAACCAATTATCCGGCTTTAACCGGAACGGTATTAAAATTTGGAATAGGTTCTTATGCCTCCGGGACTGATGCTACCCAAATGATTTTGTTGACCACTGACGGTCTTTTTGCTTGGGGTGAACAAGGGGTGGTATTAAACTCTTCAATTACTACAAGCAGAACTTTTGCCAAGTTAGATTCTGCAAAATTTTCTGCCAATGGTGCAAACAAGTTTGCACTGCCGATTGGTGTTACACCTGGTGATGTTAAAATGTTATTTGTAACATCCGGCACGATCGCCATTACTACCTGTTCCGGTAGTGTTTGGGTTCTGTCTCAAAGAGGGCAGTTGCGTGGTAATAATAATACCGGAAATGGTACAACATGGTATAAAGTTAAAAAAGATGCGAGTAATGATTTGACAAATATTGTAGCGTGTCGCGGTTCTTACAATGTATTATATGCCTTGGATGACACAAGCGGAATATGGACTTGGGGTATTAATTCTTATCTAGGAAACGGAACAGGTCGTAGTAATAGATCGTATGCAACAGCAATGTCTCGCCCAATGGCTGGTTATCCAATAAAAATGATAGGTTCAACTACAGATAACAAAAACAATAGAACCTCATATTATGTATTGGGTAAAGACAGTACATTATTTGCGCTTGGGTATAATAATAGCCGTCAATTAGGAGATTGGAGTGAAACAGAAAGAACCTCATGGGTGCGCTGCCAATATTCAAATACTGCAGCCGATTCAATGACAAATATTGTTTGGATTAGTCCCAATGAGCACGATAGAGGCGATGCAAATAGTAACAGTACTGCAGCAATCAACGTGCTCAATTCAAATAAAGAGGTTTGGGCGTTTGGTAGCAGTGATAGTTGGATGATAGGCCTCGGAAACGGAGCAAGTAATAACCCGGGGAGACCTGCCGGCATCAACGGAAGCACTGACAGTATGCTTACTGTCGAAACAGGAGGGCATATTAGCCTGGTGATTAAGCAATGTGAAGTGAATTTTGGATATGTGGGTCATAAGACCCATGGCAGTATGGCAGATAGCGTAGATGCCAGCTCTTATTTGTCAACTTATACTTTTTCCACAACTGCCGTTAACATTTGTGGGGCACCGGGAGAACCTCAGATTGAGGTATATCCAATTGTGGGGGCATTGGTAGCCACAGCTGCGAGTTTTTGTTATGGTTCAGATTACATTATGAGACTGAGCGATACCTCAGGAGTAACAGTTTCTTTTTCTGTAAAAAGTGGCCCCACAAAGGGTTTTGTGTCAATCAGTGGAGATACGTTAAGGTTTACTGAACCTGCAAGTGTAGAAATTACTGCATCTATTTACAATGTTTGTCACCCTGTAACCCCAATTGATACTACATTTACAGTTACAATGGAACAATGTAAATTTACATCTCCCGATGTCAATATGGGCAATGTGTATGCTTCTATCACCGGCAATGTATCAACCAATGATGTGGTAGCACATGGCAAAATTCATTATGAAAATTATTATTCCAACACATTAAAACCTGTTGGCAGCAACCCTTCACTCACTGTTTATGCAGATGGTTCCTATACATTTATAACAGATTTGCCCGGAACATACATGTATGATGTGTCTGTTTGTGATTCCGGTCAATTTGCAAGCTGTTTAACAGAAACGCTGACAATCTATGTCAAAGACCCCTCAACCTTAAACAATCCGCCTATGCCATCAACTGATATTGCTGTTACCGCATTTAATACAGCCGTAACACTTAAAACAGTGAGTAACGATAAGGCTGGCAGTCCCAACAAATCCATAGACCCAACTTCTGTTACGATAGTTTCCGGAACTGCACCTAATCCAACAACAGAAGGTACTTTGTCAGTAAATCCATCAACAGGAGATATTACATTTTTCCCGGCAACCGGATTTGTTGGAGATGTATATTATCAATACGAAGTGTGTGATAATGGTTCACCGGCACAATTTGCTAAAGCAATACAGAAGATCTCTGTTTTTGGCAGCGGTAGAGATAATACAACCTTAGGAGTAGATGATTTTAATAAAGGTCAGATGAATGAAAATCAAACAGGCAACTTGTTGAACAATGACATAGACCCCGAATCAGACAATCAAAGTGTAACAGCAGCAGTTACTACAAAGCCCGGTGTGGGCAAATTGACTGTCTCTTCAAATGGTAATTATACTTTTGAACCTGCTTTTGGTTTCTATGGCTCAACAAACTTTGTATATGAAGTTTGTGATGATAATGCCACCCCTGTGTGTGCCAATGCTACACTGTATTTGTTGGTAGAGAAAGAAGAAACTGAGCAAGATTTTCACGCAACAACAGTGAATGTAGAAGTGTCGGGTGATGTAAGTACAAATGATAATTTACCTTTGGGATATAGTTATACCAATATCAGCTCTGTGCTGGGAAATCCTTCAGCAGATAAGCCGGTACTCAGCTCTGATGGTAGCTACACATTTAAACCGAGTAAAGCCGGAATTTATCAGTTTGAAGTAGAGGCATGTACACCTTCTCCAAGTATTATTTGTGTTACAGAATTATTAACAATCACCGTAGTAGATGTAACCAAGATTAATAATCTGCCTGCTACTACACCTGATTTCGCGTTGATGTATGGACATCCAACAACACCAGCAACCATTACCATAGATGTGGTATCTAATGACAACCCTGCAAATGTTGGTGGAGGATTAAATACATTAGGCAATCCGACAATAAATGCTGGTAGTGTTAAAAATGGTGCCACAATAAATGTATCCAGCGGTAGAGTGAATTATACTCCGGCTGCCGGTTTTTATGGTAATGATACTTTCACATATAATGTGTGTGAACAACCTGCAGGTGTTAATTGCCGTGATGAAGTGGTGATTGTTACTGTATTAGAACCGGGTACCCCTCCACATATTATAGCGTCTGATAATTATGCAATAACTAACAGTACTACGCCTGTAAGCAGAACGGCAGCAAATGGTATTCTACCAAATGACTATTCAAGCACCGGTGGCACCAAAACAGCCTCTCTCATAGGTAGTGCGTCTATTGTGGGAGTTGGTTCTCTTTCATTGAGTTCTGATGGTAGCTATACGTTTACTCCTAATGCTTCTTTTATTGGAACTGTTGCATATCCATACCAAGTTTGTGATGGTGCTTTGTGTACCAATGCTACGCTCTATATTCAAGTTTACAGCCCTGCATTGTTGCCAATCACACTCATTGATTTGTCTGCACGATTGACTCCTGCACGTACTTCAATAGTAGAATGGATTACAGCGCAGGAAGAGAATAATCAATTCTTTACAGTACATAAATCAACTGACGGAAGCAGATGGGAAGTGCTTTCGATTGTGCCATCTCAAGGTAACAGTGTGCAAATCCAGAGTTATTCAACCATTGATGCAAATCCAAAAGTTGGTGTGAATTACTATCGTCTTACCCAGACTGATATTGATGGTACTGAAACGAATTTAGGAACACGTATGGTTATGGTTTCGGAAAGTAATGATAAGTTGATAGAGCCTGTTGTTTATCCTAATCCATCAAAAGGAAAATTATTTATTGATGTGAAAGGTTCGTCCTTTACATTTACAATATTTAATATGCAAGGTAAACAAATCATGAGTTCTAATGCAACCAATTCAACAGTAATTGAAAACCTTTCTACCGGATTGTATTTCATTCGTTTGGAATATGGCAATCAAGTAGAAACCATGAAGGTTGTTGTTGAATAA